A single window of Streptomyces xanthii DNA harbors:
- a CDS encoding AIM24 family protein, with product MFDPATLPADDNVNAYTFCVELKGGGRGGGGQWFLQKGKMIAYYGSIDFNGIGHGRLDRLVRTSFHSPLHASDWVVAEGSGKMLLADRAFDVNSYDLDDGNLTIRAGNLLAFQPTLALKQSIVPGFLTLIGTGKFVAASNGPVVFMEPPIRVDPQALVGWADCPSPCHHYDHGYLTGVIGGLRAMTGIGGVSGEEHQFEFVGAGTVLLQSSESLMPEQATGDVPHQAGVPGGAPGAHGGSTGQPSVPRLPGQLGDLQRRFGL from the coding sequence GTGTTCGACCCGGCGACCCTGCCGGCGGACGACAACGTGAACGCGTACACCTTCTGCGTGGAACTGAAGGGCGGCGGCCGGGGCGGCGGCGGTCAGTGGTTCCTGCAGAAGGGGAAGATGATCGCCTACTACGGGAGCATCGACTTCAACGGGATCGGGCACGGCCGTCTGGACCGGCTCGTGCGCACCTCGTTCCACTCGCCGCTGCACGCGAGCGACTGGGTGGTGGCGGAGGGCAGCGGCAAGATGCTGCTCGCCGACCGGGCCTTCGACGTGAACTCCTACGACCTGGATGACGGGAATCTGACCATCCGGGCGGGCAACCTGCTCGCTTTTCAGCCAACTCTCGCACTGAAGCAATCGATCGTGCCGGGCTTTCTGACGCTCATTGGCACCGGCAAATTCGTGGCGGCCTCCAACGGTCCCGTCGTCTTCATGGAGCCGCCGATCCGGGTGGATCCGCAGGCGCTCGTCGGCTGGGCCGACTGCCCGTCGCCGTGCCACCACTACGACCACGGTTATCTGACGGGCGTGATCGGCGGTCTACGTGCGATGACGGGGATCGGCGGGGTCTCCGGCGAGGAGCACCAGTTCGAGTTCGTGGGGGCCGGCACGGTGTTGCTGCAGTCCAGCGAGTCGTTGATGCCCGAACAGGCGACGGGTGACGTACCTCACCAGGCCGGAGTTCCAGGCGGCGCGCCGGGTGCGCACGGAGGCTCCACAGGTCAGCCATCCGTACCGCGCCTTCCCGGACAGCTCGGTGACCTCCAGCGTCGCTTCGGGCTGTGA
- a CDS encoding AIM24 family protein, whose product MATFRLQGSKVLAVDMTGDGVRAKNGSMVAYDGRMAFKKLSGGGEGIRGMVTRRITGEQLTVMEVKGQGTCWFADRASEINLVDLRGDKLYVESSNLLCTDAGLRTGTSFTGLRGASQGNGLFTTTVEGHGQAAIMSDGPAVVLRVSRQYPLTVDPGAYVAHQGNLSQSFQSGVTFRTFLGEGGGEAFQIRFEGEGLVYVQPSERNTIAGDV is encoded by the coding sequence GTGGCAACGTTTCGGCTCCAGGGCAGCAAGGTGCTGGCCGTCGACATGACGGGCGACGGCGTCAGGGCGAAGAACGGGTCGATGGTCGCGTACGACGGCCGGATGGCCTTCAAGAAGCTGAGCGGGGGTGGCGAGGGGATCCGGGGGATGGTGACCCGGCGCATCACGGGCGAGCAGCTGACGGTGATGGAGGTGAAGGGGCAGGGCACCTGCTGGTTCGCGGACCGGGCGAGCGAGATCAACCTGGTGGACCTGCGCGGGGACAAGCTCTACGTCGAGTCGAGCAATCTGCTGTGCACGGACGCGGGCCTGCGCACCGGCACGAGCTTCACGGGCCTGCGCGGCGCCTCGCAGGGCAACGGACTGTTCACGACGACCGTCGAGGGCCACGGCCAGGCGGCGATCATGAGCGACGGCCCGGCCGTGGTGCTGCGCGTCAGCCGCCAGTACCCGCTGACCGTGGACCCGGGCGCGTACGTCGCCCACCAGGGGAACCTGAGCCAGTCGTTCCAGTCCGGCGTCACCTTCCGCACGTTCCTGGGGGAAGGCGGCGGCGAGGCGTTCCAGATCCGCTTCGAGGGCGAGGGGCTCGTCTACGTCCAGCCCAGCGAGCGGAACACGATCGCGGGGGATGTGTGA
- a CDS encoding ATP-binding protein: MSRTLGSVRARATLAATLVVAVALVAAGTALLLALRSSLTGEAGRAADSSARRVATTLVTQPATDAIDLDDGDEPVQVVDADGRLLAATEDLEHITGTETEQVRPADGAPAGGGGDDDGDDGDEDDAGRTRPEVSDDTRYTDGEATIDGDTADYRFAAVEVDDTPRGDLTVYAGAPLAAERSAVTTASTAMLIGFPVLLVVVAGVTWLVTRRALRPVEGIRAEMAAITASRDLGRRVPVPDTHDEVARLARTTNETLAALADSVERQRRFVADASHELRSPIASLRTQLEVGAAHPELLDVPGAVEDTVRLQELAADLLLLARLDAGERPGGTAVDLAALVREELSQRVGDRVPVETATRGEARVTGSRGQLARVVANLVDNAQRHARTAVRVTVEGGAAGQGARLTVSDDGDGVPEAERERVFERFVRLDDARSRDGGGAGLGLAIARDVAERHGGTLTVRTAPEGGALFELTLPGRRSGTETGRETGREN; encoded by the coding sequence ATGAGCCGCACCCTCGGCTCGGTACGGGCGCGGGCCACCCTCGCCGCGACCCTCGTCGTCGCGGTGGCCCTGGTCGCGGCCGGCACGGCCCTGCTGCTGGCCCTGCGCAGCAGCCTCACCGGCGAGGCGGGCCGGGCGGCGGACTCCTCGGCCCGCCGCGTCGCGACCACCCTCGTCACACAGCCGGCGACGGACGCGATCGACCTGGACGACGGCGACGAGCCGGTCCAGGTGGTCGACGCCGACGGCCGGCTGCTCGCCGCGACCGAGGACCTGGAGCACATCACCGGCACGGAGACGGAGCAGGTCCGCCCGGCCGACGGCGCCCCGGCGGGCGGCGGCGGGGACGACGACGGGGACGACGGGGACGAGGACGACGCCGGGCGGACCCGCCCCGAGGTCTCCGACGACACCCGCTACACCGACGGCGAGGCGACGATCGACGGCGACACCGCCGACTACCGCTTCGCCGCCGTGGAGGTCGACGACACCCCGCGCGGCGACCTGACGGTGTACGCGGGCGCGCCCCTCGCCGCGGAGCGCAGCGCGGTGACGACGGCGTCGACGGCGATGCTGATCGGCTTCCCGGTGCTGCTCGTGGTGGTCGCCGGGGTGACCTGGCTGGTGACGCGGCGCGCGCTGCGCCCGGTGGAGGGCATCCGCGCCGAGATGGCCGCGATCACCGCCTCCCGCGACCTGGGCCGCCGCGTCCCGGTCCCGGACACGCACGACGAGGTGGCCCGGCTGGCCCGGACGACGAACGAGACGCTGGCCGCGCTGGCCGACTCCGTGGAGCGTCAGCGCCGGTTCGTGGCGGACGCCTCGCACGAGCTGCGCAGTCCGATCGCCTCGTTGCGCACCCAGCTCGAAGTGGGCGCGGCGCACCCGGAGCTGCTCGACGTGCCGGGCGCGGTCGAGGACACCGTACGGCTCCAGGAACTGGCCGCGGATCTGCTGCTGCTGGCCCGGCTCGACGCGGGGGAGCGGCCGGGCGGCACCGCCGTGGACCTGGCCGCGCTGGTGCGCGAGGAGCTGTCCCAGCGGGTCGGGGACCGGGTGCCGGTGGAGACGGCGACGCGGGGTGAGGCCCGGGTGACGGGTTCGCGGGGCCAGCTGGCCCGGGTCGTGGCGAACCTGGTCGACAACGCGCAACGGCACGCCCGTACGGCGGTGCGGGTCACGGTGGAGGGCGGCGCGGCGGGTCAGGGGGCGCGCCTGACGGTGTCCGACGACGGCGACGGGGTGCCGGAGGCGGAGCGGGAGCGGGTCTTCGAGCGGTTCGTACGGCTCGACGACGCGCGGTCCCGGGACGGTGGCGGGGCCGGTCTGGGCCTCGCCATCGCCCGGGACGTGGCCGAGCGGCACGGGGGCACCCTGACGGTGCGCACCGCGCCCGAGGGCGGCGCGCTGTTCGAACTCACGCTGCCGGGAAGGCGATCCGGTACGGAGACCGGACGGGAGACCGGAAGGGAAAACTGA
- a CDS encoding MTH1187 family thiamine-binding protein — protein MIVAFSVTPLGVGDDVGEYVADAVRVVRESGLPNRTDAMFTSIEGESWDEVMDVVKRAVAAVEERAPRVSLVLKADIRPGVTDGLTSKVETVERHLTAE, from the coding sequence ATGATCGTCGCCTTCTCCGTGACCCCGCTCGGGGTCGGCGACGACGTGGGGGAGTACGTCGCCGACGCCGTCCGCGTCGTCCGCGAGTCCGGACTGCCGAACCGCACCGACGCCATGTTCACCTCGATCGAGGGCGAGTCCTGGGACGAGGTCATGGACGTCGTCAAGCGCGCCGTCGCCGCCGTCGAGGAGCGCGCCCCGCGCGTCTCGCTCGTCCTCAAGGCCGACATCCGACCCGGCGTCACCGACGGTCTGACGTCGAAGGTCGAGACCGTCGAGCGGCACCTGACCGCCGAATAG
- a CDS encoding glycoside hydrolase family 6 protein → MPVPSVRPPVRGLALAAAALLLTTLAAGCADAGREGRAATSTGRTAPGRVTDDSPFWVDPESSAALQADSWQKQGRAADAALIRRISAHPQGMWVPGDYPRPAIAQAGTRAKKADKTLVLVAYNIPHRDCGQHSAGGAHSADFYYQWIDAFATGIGDAKALVVLEPDALGHIVDGCTPAEYQEERYQLISGAIDRLKKQPNTKVYVDAGNPAWIPDASKLVEPLRRAGVDKADGFALNVSNFQTDAASTAYGRRLSQQLGGAHFVVDTSRNGAGPYGDGQAEAWCNPPGRALGKAPTTNTGDPLVDAFLWVKRPGESDGTCRSGPPAGTWWADYALGLARGAKS, encoded by the coding sequence ATGCCCGTCCCGTCCGTCCGTCCACCGGTCCGCGGCCTCGCGCTCGCCGCCGCCGCGCTCCTCCTGACCACTCTCGCCGCCGGCTGCGCCGACGCCGGCCGCGAGGGCCGCGCCGCCACCTCCACCGGGCGCACCGCCCCCGGCCGCGTCACCGACGACTCCCCCTTCTGGGTCGACCCCGAATCCTCCGCCGCCCTCCAGGCCGACAGCTGGCAGAAGCAGGGCCGCGCCGCCGACGCCGCCCTGATCCGGCGGATCTCCGCGCACCCGCAGGGCATGTGGGTGCCCGGCGACTATCCGCGCCCGGCGATCGCCCAGGCGGGCACGCGGGCGAAGAAGGCGGACAAGACCCTGGTCCTCGTCGCCTACAACATCCCGCACCGGGACTGCGGACAGCACTCGGCCGGCGGGGCGCACAGCGCGGACTTCTACTACCAGTGGATCGACGCGTTCGCGACGGGCATCGGCGACGCGAAGGCCCTCGTCGTCCTCGAACCGGACGCGCTCGGCCACATCGTCGACGGCTGCACCCCCGCCGAGTACCAGGAGGAGCGCTACCAGCTGATCTCCGGCGCGATCGACCGGCTGAAGAAGCAGCCGAACACGAAGGTGTACGTCGACGCGGGGAACCCGGCGTGGATCCCGGACGCGTCGAAGCTGGTGGAGCCGCTGCGCCGGGCCGGCGTGGACAAGGCGGACGGCTTCGCCCTCAACGTCTCCAACTTCCAGACGGACGCGGCCAGTACGGCGTACGGGCGGCGGCTGTCGCAGCAGCTGGGCGGCGCGCACTTCGTCGTGGACACCAGCCGCAACGGCGCGGGCCCCTACGGCGACGGCCAGGCGGAGGCGTGGTGCAATCCGCCCGGCCGCGCGCTCGGCAAGGCGCCGACCACGAACACGGGTGACCCGCTGGTCGACGCCTTCCTGTGGGTCAAGCGGCCCGGCGAGTCGGACGGGACCTGCCGGAGCGGGCCGCCCGCGGGCACGTGGTGGGCCGACTACGCGCTGGGCCTGGCCCGCGGCGCGAAGTCCTGA
- a CDS encoding radical copper oxidase GlxA — protein sequence MAYRPSPRMKKSVLTASAVALLVGLNAPAAWTFASEQYYDWKIAQPEYKAQYGSWTQVSIPKEYRTNAIHAALLHTGKVLIVAGSGNEQKKFDAGSFDTVLWDPKANTFKKIPTPVDFFCGGHAQLPSGKLLVAGGTARYEQLDGEVTKAGGGMRVKNESPDKEMVLKKGTKFRSPSGVEYVSQFDVTVPKAKRKQQITYNSRGVMQPWKTTVKASEARVFVQAAHKGKQYETKKQAQYEIEGLEGKDADNVYGISEKITMDKEDFQGIREAYEFDPVAEKYVPVDPMEKARWYPTLVGLEDGRVLAVSGLDDVGVIDPGDNEIYDPETKKWSMGPKRYFPTYPALFLTKGGKLFYPASNAGYGPADKGRRPGLWDLETNTFEKVPGLADQDETETSASLLLPPAQDQKVMVLGGGGVGESKRATARTSVVDLKEKHPSFKTGPDLPQGTRYLNSVIMPDDTVFTTNGSSDYRGRSASNILAAQFYDPKDNAFHEAASPKVGRNYHSEALLLPDGRVATFGSDPLFDDQQNTKLGHFEQRMEIFTPPALHRAAGKRPVLGKGPEELPDSHRATFATDQADRIVKARLMRPSAVTHTTDVEQRSIELGVKKEKSAVTVDVPKDPTLVPPGWYMLFVSDADGVSSEAKWIKVGSDD from the coding sequence ATGGCCTACCGGCCTTCCCCGCGCATGAAGAAGAGCGTCCTGACCGCGAGCGCGGTCGCCCTGCTCGTCGGACTCAACGCACCGGCCGCCTGGACCTTCGCCTCCGAGCAGTACTACGACTGGAAGATCGCGCAGCCCGAGTACAAGGCGCAGTACGGCTCCTGGACCCAGGTCTCGATCCCGAAGGAGTACCGCACCAACGCCATCCACGCGGCGCTCCTGCACACCGGCAAGGTCCTGATCGTCGCCGGCTCGGGCAACGAGCAGAAGAAGTTCGACGCGGGGTCCTTCGACACCGTGCTGTGGGACCCCAAGGCGAACACCTTCAAGAAGATCCCCACCCCCGTCGACTTCTTCTGCGGCGGCCACGCCCAGCTGCCCTCCGGCAAGCTCCTGGTCGCCGGCGGCACCGCCCGCTACGAGCAGCTCGACGGCGAGGTCACCAAGGCCGGCGGCGGCATGCGCGTCAAGAACGAGAGCCCCGACAAGGAGATGGTCCTCAAGAAGGGCACGAAGTTCCGCTCGCCGTCGGGCGTCGAGTACGTCTCGCAGTTCGACGTCACCGTCCCCAAGGCCAAGCGCAAGCAGCAGATCACCTACAACAGCCGGGGCGTCATGCAGCCCTGGAAGACGACGGTCAAGGCGAGCGAGGCCCGCGTCTTCGTGCAGGCCGCCCACAAGGGCAAGCAGTACGAGACCAAGAAGCAGGCCCAGTACGAGATCGAGGGCCTCGAGGGCAAGGACGCCGACAACGTCTACGGGATCTCCGAGAAGATCACCATGGACAAGGAGGACTTCCAGGGGATCAGGGAGGCCTACGAGTTCGACCCCGTCGCCGAGAAGTACGTACCGGTCGACCCGATGGAGAAGGCCCGCTGGTACCCGACGCTGGTCGGCCTGGAGGACGGCCGGGTGCTCGCGGTCTCCGGGCTCGACGACGTCGGCGTCATCGACCCCGGCGACAACGAGATCTACGACCCGGAGACCAAGAAGTGGTCGATGGGCCCCAAACGGTACTTCCCGACGTACCCGGCGCTCTTCCTCACCAAGGGCGGCAAGCTCTTCTACCCGGCGTCCAACGCCGGGTACGGGCCCGCGGACAAGGGCCGCCGGCCGGGTCTGTGGGATCTGGAGACCAACACGTTCGAGAAGGTGCCCGGACTCGCCGACCAGGACGAGACGGAGACCTCGGCCTCGCTCCTGCTGCCGCCGGCGCAGGACCAGAAGGTGATGGTGCTCGGCGGCGGAGGCGTCGGCGAGTCCAAGCGGGCGACGGCGCGCACCTCGGTGGTGGACCTCAAGGAGAAGCACCCGTCCTTCAAGACGGGCCCCGACCTCCCGCAGGGCACCCGCTACCTGAACAGCGTGATCATGCCGGACGACACCGTGTTCACCACGAACGGCTCCTCCGACTACCGCGGGCGCAGCGCCAGCAACATCCTCGCGGCGCAGTTCTACGACCCGAAGGACAACGCGTTCCACGAGGCCGCGTCACCCAAGGTCGGCCGCAACTACCACTCGGAGGCGCTGCTGCTGCCCGACGGCCGGGTCGCCACGTTCGGCTCCGACCCGCTCTTCGACGACCAGCAGAACACCAAGCTGGGCCACTTCGAGCAGCGCATGGAGATCTTCACGCCGCCCGCGCTGCACCGGGCCGCGGGCAAGCGGCCGGTCCTCGGCAAGGGGCCCGAGGAACTGCCGGACAGCCACCGGGCGACGTTCGCGACGGACCAGGCCGACCGGATCGTGAAGGCGCGACTCATGCGCCCGTCCGCCGTGACCCACACGACGGACGTGGAGCAGCGCTCGATCGAGCTCGGCGTGAAGAAGGAGAAGAGCGCGGTCACCGTCGACGTCCCGAAGGACCCGACGCTGGTGCCGCCGGGCTGGTACATGCTCTTCGTGTCGGACGCCGACGGTGTGTCGTCCGAGGCGAAGTGGATCAAGGTCGGCTCGGACGACTAG
- a CDS encoding AIM24 family protein codes for MAFREVNSKMIEATVLPGQRLYSQRGAMLAYKGDVSFTPNMQSGQGGLMSMLGRRVAGEAAPLMTVEGSGTVLFGHGGHHIQIIELTGDTLYVEADRLLAFDGALRQGTMFLGSQGGVMGMVRGQVSGQGLFTTTLQGHGAVAVMAHGGVIEVPITPGREVHVDPQAYVAHHGDVRNRLSTALGWRDMVGRGSGEAFQLELSGSGAVYVQASEEKL; via the coding sequence ATGGCCTTCCGTGAGGTCAACTCGAAGATGATCGAGGCGACGGTCCTGCCGGGCCAGCGCCTGTACAGCCAGCGCGGCGCGATGCTCGCGTACAAGGGGGACGTGTCCTTCACACCGAACATGCAGAGCGGCCAGGGCGGGCTGATGTCGATGCTGGGGCGCCGGGTGGCCGGTGAGGCGGCGCCGCTGATGACGGTCGAGGGCAGCGGCACGGTCCTGTTCGGGCACGGCGGGCACCACATCCAGATCATCGAGCTGACGGGCGACACCCTGTACGTGGAGGCGGACCGGCTGCTCGCGTTCGACGGGGCGCTGCGCCAGGGCACGATGTTCCTCGGCTCGCAGGGCGGGGTGATGGGCATGGTGCGCGGGCAGGTCAGCGGCCAGGGTCTGTTCACGACGACGCTCCAGGGGCACGGCGCGGTGGCCGTCATGGCGCACGGCGGCGTCATCGAGGTCCCGATCACCCCGGGCCGCGAGGTCCACGTCGACCCGCAGGCGTACGTCGCCCACCACGGGGACGTGCGCAACCGGCTGTCGACGGCGCTCGGCTGGCGGGACATGGTGGGGCGCGGCAGCGGCGAGGCGTTCCAGCTGGAGCTGAGCGGCAGCGGCGCGGTGTACGTGCAGGCCTCGGAGGAGAAGCTGTGA
- a CDS encoding ArsR/SmtB family transcription factor, with translation MALYLHFGESDLLRCRFAVSPLWETHDAIRTLGRPDRHGYHLPWLRRIREAARELDLTAIRLLMPRSGHSPDFLGPPPIGPAATFHEELAAVRTTPADVARKDLALSLACTKGAAETPQGRAMLEDPGRAVQELADTLERAWQVLVEPDWPRLRALLEADVAYHSGRLARVGLEGLLSELHPRIGWDPATLTLTARASSHRRSLDGQGLVLMPSVFAWPEVISGFEPPWQPTVVYPVRGIGGLWTQPSGAAPEALAGILGRNRADVLSALGAPTSTSALAHTLGLAPSSVSAHLTALRAAGLLTTHRRGHQVLYERTPLGGALVTGGQEEA, from the coding sequence ATGGCGTTGTATCTGCATTTCGGGGAGAGCGATCTGCTGCGGTGCCGGTTCGCGGTGTCGCCGTTGTGGGAGACGCACGACGCGATCCGGACCTTGGGTCGGCCGGACCGGCACGGGTATCACCTGCCGTGGCTGCGGCGGATCCGGGAGGCCGCGCGGGAGCTCGACCTGACGGCGATCCGGCTGCTGATGCCGCGCAGCGGGCACAGCCCGGACTTTCTCGGGCCGCCGCCGATCGGGCCCGCGGCGACGTTCCACGAGGAGCTCGCGGCGGTACGGACGACCCCGGCGGACGTGGCCCGCAAGGACCTCGCGCTGTCGCTGGCCTGCACGAAGGGCGCCGCCGAGACCCCGCAGGGGCGGGCGATGCTGGAGGATCCGGGGCGCGCGGTGCAGGAGCTCGCGGACACCCTGGAGCGGGCCTGGCAGGTGCTGGTGGAGCCGGACTGGCCCCGGCTGCGCGCGCTGCTGGAGGCGGACGTCGCGTACCACTCGGGGCGGCTGGCGCGGGTGGGTCTGGAGGGGCTGCTCTCGGAGCTGCATCCGCGGATCGGCTGGGACCCGGCGACGCTGACGCTCACGGCCCGCGCGAGCAGTCACCGCCGCAGCCTGGACGGGCAGGGCCTTGTCCTCATGCCGAGCGTGTTCGCGTGGCCCGAGGTGATCAGCGGGTTCGAGCCTCCGTGGCAGCCCACCGTCGTGTACCCGGTGCGCGGGATCGGCGGCCTGTGGACGCAGCCGTCCGGCGCCGCCCCGGAGGCGCTCGCCGGGATCCTGGGCCGCAACCGCGCGGACGTCCTGAGCGCGCTCGGCGCCCCGACGTCGACCAGCGCGCTGGCCCACACCCTGGGCCTGGCCCCGTCCTCCGTGTCGGCACACCTGACGGCGCTGCGCGCGGCCGGACTGCTCACCACGCACCGCCGGGGCCATCAGGTGCTGTACGAGCGGACACCACTGGGCGGCGCCCTGGTGACGGGCGGTCAGGAGGAGGCCTGA
- a CDS encoding glycosyltransferase family 2 protein: protein MRPEGYDYDTYSRLAGPLTQPSGRGRYRVQYTSLLSREPRRIRAVLLMTLAPVLTGVLLVYLVWPSHWVEREGGDSWLVGLDVVMLVSIGLIELFMLVNVISIAHATMVARDPVPVVPEPDTRVAFLTTYVPGKEPLAMVRATLEGAVRIRHDGPFDVWLLDEGDDPAAKALCAELGVRHFTRHGVPEWNRNKGPHKTRTKHGNYNAWLAMHGGGYEFFASVDTDHVPHPEFLERTMGYFRDPDIAFVVGPQVYGNYTSPVTKAAESQQFLFHALIQRAGNRYRAPMFVGTNNIVRISALRQIGGLVDSITEDMATGFEIHRHRNPLTRAHWRSVYTPDVLAVGEGPASWTDFFTQQMRWSRGTYETLFKQFWKAPFSMPPGRLFSYTMMLVYYPMTAVNWLLGVLSCVLFLWFGASGTEVSASVWLMLYSDAAALQIGLYLWNRRHNVSPHEPTGSGGLAGMAMSAISAPIYLKSLGAALLRRPSRFVVTPKGGDASPDRPLTFRIHLTWAVVLAVSLVASVVLDHTHVAMRTWAVLALCIALSPAVVWAVTERRRRPAAAPVAEPEPEPALAVASGMSSPSTGGN, encoded by the coding sequence GTGCGGCCTGAGGGCTACGACTACGACACCTACAGCCGGCTCGCCGGACCGCTGACCCAGCCGTCCGGACGGGGCCGCTACCGGGTCCAGTACACATCCCTGCTCTCGCGCGAGCCCCGCCGAATACGCGCCGTCCTGCTGATGACCCTGGCCCCGGTCCTCACCGGAGTGCTCCTCGTCTACCTCGTCTGGCCCAGCCACTGGGTCGAACGCGAGGGCGGCGACAGCTGGCTCGTCGGACTCGACGTCGTCATGCTCGTCTCCATCGGGCTCATCGAGCTGTTCATGCTCGTCAACGTCATATCCATCGCCCACGCGACGATGGTCGCCCGGGACCCCGTACCGGTGGTCCCCGAACCGGACACCCGGGTCGCGTTCCTCACGACGTACGTCCCCGGCAAGGAACCCCTCGCGATGGTGCGTGCCACCCTCGAAGGGGCCGTGCGGATCCGGCACGACGGACCCTTCGACGTCTGGCTCCTCGACGAGGGCGACGACCCCGCCGCCAAGGCCCTGTGCGCCGAGCTCGGCGTCCGCCACTTCACCCGCCACGGCGTCCCGGAGTGGAACCGGAACAAGGGCCCGCACAAGACCCGCACCAAGCACGGCAACTACAACGCCTGGCTCGCGATGCACGGCGGCGGCTACGAGTTCTTCGCCTCCGTCGACACCGACCACGTGCCGCACCCCGAGTTCCTCGAGCGCACGATGGGCTACTTCCGCGACCCGGACATCGCCTTCGTTGTCGGCCCCCAGGTGTACGGCAACTACACCTCACCGGTCACCAAGGCCGCCGAGTCCCAGCAGTTCCTCTTCCACGCGCTGATCCAGCGGGCCGGCAACCGCTACCGCGCCCCCATGTTCGTCGGCACCAACAACATCGTCCGGATCAGCGCCCTGCGCCAGATCGGCGGACTCGTCGACTCGATCACCGAGGACATGGCGACCGGCTTCGAGATCCACCGCCACCGCAACCCGCTCACCCGGGCCCACTGGCGCTCCGTCTACACCCCCGACGTGCTCGCCGTCGGCGAGGGCCCCGCCTCCTGGACGGACTTCTTCACCCAGCAGATGCGCTGGTCGCGCGGCACGTACGAGACGCTGTTCAAGCAGTTCTGGAAGGCCCCGTTCTCGATGCCTCCGGGCCGCCTCTTCTCGTACACGATGATGCTCGTCTACTACCCCATGACGGCCGTCAACTGGCTGCTCGGCGTGCTCAGTTGTGTGCTGTTCCTCTGGTTCGGGGCCTCCGGCACCGAGGTGTCCGCGTCCGTGTGGCTCATGCTCTACAGCGACGCCGCAGCGCTCCAGATCGGCCTCTACCTGTGGAACCGGCGGCACAACGTCTCGCCGCACGAACCCACGGGCTCCGGCGGACTCGCCGGCATGGCGATGTCGGCCATCTCCGCGCCCATCTACCTGAAGTCGCTCGGCGCGGCCCTGCTGCGCCGCCCCAGCCGCTTCGTGGTCACCCCCAAGGGCGGCGACGCCAGCCCCGACCGGCCGCTGACCTTCCGGATCCACCTGACCTGGGCCGTCGTCCTCGCCGTGTCCCTCGTGGCGTCCGTCGTCCTCGACCACACCCATGTGGCCATGCGCACCTGGGCGGTCCTCGCCCTGTGCATCGCGCTCTCCCCGGCCGTCGTCTGGGCCGTCACCGAACGTCGGCGCCGCCCGGCGGCCGCGCCCGTCGCCGAGCCCGAACCGGAGCCGGCCCTCGCCGTCGCCTCCGGCATGTCCAGCCCGAGCACAGGAGGGAACTGA
- a CDS encoding MarR family winged helix-turn-helix transcriptional regulator — METQTATPWLTDEEQCAWRTHLEVNRLLNYQLERDLQPFGLTMNDYEILVNLSEADDQRMRMSDLAAATLQSKSRLSHQITRMENAGLVRRENCASDRRGLYTVLTDHGLETMRQVAPHHVASVRRHFIDLVPAEDLAGLRKALGPIAEHLRSQRGKP; from the coding sequence ATGGAGACCCAGACGGCCACGCCGTGGCTGACCGACGAGGAACAGTGCGCCTGGCGCACCCACCTGGAGGTCAACAGGCTGCTGAACTACCAGCTGGAGCGAGACCTCCAGCCCTTCGGCCTGACGATGAACGACTACGAGATCCTGGTCAACCTCTCCGAGGCGGACGACCAGCGGATGCGGATGAGCGACCTCGCGGCCGCCACCCTGCAGTCCAAGAGCCGCCTCTCGCACCAGATCACCCGGATGGAGAACGCGGGCCTGGTCCGCCGGGAGAACTGCGCCTCCGACCGGCGCGGACTCTACACCGTGCTGACCGATCACGGTCTGGAGACCATGCGCCAGGTCGCCCCGCACCACGTGGCGTCCGTGCGCCGGCACTTCATCGACCTCGTGCCGGCCGAGGACCTGGCGGGGCTGCGCAAGGCGCTCGGCCCGATCGCCGAACACTTGCGTTCGCAGCGCGGCAAACCCTGA
- a CDS encoding DUF3817 domain-containing protein codes for MDIKTASALRRLRLVSGPEAVSFLLLLVCSVLKRTTDFNAVPVMGAVHGILFVLYVVFWLDAWNRTKWSFGTAALYFVLSVLPTGGFFAERKLKREAESAVIASRARQEGVVNA; via the coding sequence GTGGACATCAAGACCGCCTCCGCCCTCCGACGCCTCCGCCTGGTCTCCGGACCGGAGGCCGTCTCCTTCCTCCTGCTGCTCGTGTGCTCCGTGCTCAAGCGGACGACGGACTTCAACGCGGTGCCGGTCATGGGCGCGGTGCACGGCATCCTCTTCGTCCTCTACGTCGTCTTCTGGCTGGACGCCTGGAACCGCACGAAGTGGAGCTTCGGCACCGCCGCCCTCTACTTCGTCCTCTCCGTCCTGCCCACCGGCGGCTTCTTCGCCGAGCGCAAGCTCAAGCGCGAGGCCGAGAGCGCGGTCATCGCCTCCCGCGCCCGCCAGGAAGGCGTGGTCAACGCATGA